The following coding sequences lie in one Pseudarthrobacter phenanthrenivorans Sphe3 genomic window:
- a CDS encoding alpha/beta fold hydrolase, whose protein sequence is MARAGTAAPAGPGVQAQHEVRARHEFRGMRTVEHFFRVPLDHSAPSSEAITVFAREYVSAAHSEEKAAQLPWLLFLQGGPGGRGNRLGSLGGWSKAAAKDFRILMLDQRGTGLSSPIDRNSLPLRGRAAEQAAYLEHFRADSIVADAELIREALGSGPWTIYGQSYGGFCALTYLSFAPEGLREVLVTGGLAPLAGPADDVYRATFQRVAARNAEYFSWYPEDRTTVERIARHLRSTPEFLPDGSPLTVERFQMVGAFLGGNTRVDSLHYLLEDAFTETQEGRALSDTFLDQVQGIVSRRSNPLYALMHESIYGQGEATGWSAWRVLAEYPEFRPDAEPLLLTGEMVYPWYFEQDPALRPLREVADLVAAKPDWKQLYDMRQLAANTVPVAAAVYSDDIYVDRKLSLETASAVQGLQVWETADFHHDGIADDGEGIFARLLDMVRSGGR, encoded by the coding sequence ATGGCTAGGGCAGGAACGGCCGCCCCGGCAGGGCCAGGCGTCCAGGCACAGCATGAGGTGCGCGCACGGCACGAGTTCCGGGGCATGCGTACCGTGGAGCACTTCTTCAGGGTGCCGCTTGACCACTCGGCGCCCTCCAGCGAGGCCATCACGGTCTTCGCCCGCGAATACGTCTCGGCGGCGCACAGCGAGGAAAAGGCGGCACAGCTTCCCTGGCTGCTGTTCCTCCAGGGCGGGCCGGGCGGTCGCGGCAACAGGTTAGGGTCACTGGGCGGCTGGAGCAAAGCCGCGGCCAAGGATTTCCGGATCCTCATGCTGGACCAGCGGGGCACCGGGCTGTCCTCACCCATCGACCGCAACAGCCTTCCCCTGCGCGGCCGGGCGGCGGAACAGGCGGCGTATCTGGAACACTTCCGTGCGGATTCCATCGTGGCCGACGCTGAACTGATCCGGGAGGCGCTTGGCTCGGGGCCCTGGACCATTTATGGCCAGAGCTACGGCGGCTTCTGCGCCCTGACCTATCTCTCGTTTGCGCCGGAGGGGCTGCGCGAGGTCCTGGTGACCGGTGGCCTGGCGCCCCTGGCGGGTCCGGCCGACGACGTCTACCGCGCCACGTTCCAGCGCGTGGCGGCCCGGAACGCGGAGTACTTCTCCTGGTACCCGGAGGACCGCACCACGGTGGAGAGAATCGCCCGCCACCTGAGGAGCACCCCGGAGTTCCTGCCCGACGGAAGCCCGCTCACCGTTGAACGCTTCCAGATGGTGGGTGCCTTCCTGGGCGGCAACACGCGTGTCGACAGCCTGCACTACCTGCTGGAGGACGCCTTCACGGAGACCCAGGAGGGCAGGGCGCTCTCCGACACGTTCCTGGACCAAGTGCAAGGCATCGTCTCGCGCCGTTCAAACCCGCTCTACGCCCTGATGCACGAATCCATCTACGGGCAGGGAGAGGCCACGGGCTGGTCGGCTTGGCGGGTCCTGGCGGAATATCCCGAATTCCGGCCGGACGCTGAACCCCTGCTGCTGACCGGGGAGATGGTCTACCCGTGGTACTTCGAGCAGGACCCGGCGCTCCGGCCCCTCCGGGAGGTGGCCGACCTGGTGGCCGCGAAACCGGACTGGAAGCAGCTCTACGATATGCGGCAGCTGGCAGCCAACACAGTTCCGGTGGCAGCGGCCGTCTACTCGGACGACATCTACGTGGACCGGAAACTGTCCCTGGAGACCGCGTCCGCCGTTCAAGGGCTGCAGGTCTGGGAGACGGCGGATTTCCATCACGACGGGATTGCCGACGACGGGGAAGGAATCTTCGCCCGGCTGCTCGACATGGTCCGCTCAGGCGGGCGCTGA
- a CDS encoding GNAT family N-acetyltransferase: MSVIRPAAPHDVPAILRMIHELAHYEKEPDAVRNTPEMLQQVLFGENARVFAAMAENEAGEVQGFALWFLNYSTWEGVHGIYLEDLYVSPEARGEGHGKALLQHLAALAVENGYARVEWSVLDWNEPSINFYRSLGARPMDGWSTFRLTGEALEQFGNAVPAAAHG; the protein is encoded by the coding sequence ATGAGTGTAATCCGCCCCGCAGCTCCCCACGATGTCCCCGCAATCCTTCGGATGATCCACGAACTGGCGCACTACGAGAAGGAGCCGGACGCTGTCCGGAACACCCCCGAAATGCTGCAGCAGGTGCTGTTCGGCGAGAACGCCCGGGTGTTCGCCGCCATGGCCGAAAACGAGGCGGGCGAAGTACAGGGATTTGCGCTGTGGTTCCTGAACTATTCCACATGGGAAGGCGTGCACGGCATCTACCTCGAAGACCTGTATGTCAGCCCGGAGGCCCGCGGCGAAGGACACGGCAAGGCCCTGCTCCAGCATCTGGCCGCCCTTGCCGTGGAGAACGGCTATGCCAGGGTGGAATGGAGTGTCCTCGATTGGAACGAGCCGTCCATCAACTTCTACCGGAGCCTTGGCGCGCGGCCTATGGACGGCTGGTCAACCTTCCGGCTCACCGGCGAGGCCCTCGAACAGTTCGGCAACGCCGTTCCTGCGGCCGCCCATGGCTAG
- a CDS encoding DEAD/DEAH box helicase, protein MKLVDQLTDLTAPTAPAGVDPDDLYMRFVEWTESRGLALYPAQDEAIMELATGANVILATPTGSGKSLVAIAAHFQAMAQGKRSYYTAPIKALVSEKFFALCDIFGADNVGMITGDSGVNQDAPIICCTAEILANTALREGSAAELGSVIMDEFHFYSDPQRGWAWQVPLLELPQAQFLLMSATLGDVTRFEEGLTTLTGRPTTTVSSAERPIPLHYYYHETPVHETLEELLATKQVPVYVVHFSQLEAIDRAQTLMSINVCTREEKDRIAELIANFRFAAGFGKTLNRLVRHGIGVHHAGMLPKYRRLVEQLAQAGLLKVICGTDTLGVGINVPIRTVLLTALSKYDGVRTRLLNSREFHQIAGRAGRAGYDTAGTVVVQAPEHVTENVKAMAKAVAKFGDDQKKLRQVVKKKPPEGFVTWGEPTFKRLVESVPDPLTSSFTVTHAMLMNLMERPGDPFAAARRLLTENHEPRSSQLQLMKKALGIYRELLAAEVVERIPAGEQGPDGRTVRLTVHLQPNFALNQPLSPFALAALELLDPESASYALDVVSVIEATLEKPRQILSAQQKKARGEAVAAMKADGIDYDQRMAMLDDVTYPQPLAEILGEAFEVYRKAAPWVGDFELAPKSVVRDMYERAMNFGEFVQFYGLARSEGIVLRYLADAFKALRQTVPQDMLREDLEDLVAWLGELVRQVDSSLLDEWEELASGLAPTPHDAPPPPPPSLTSNIRAFRVMVRNEMFRRVELFADEDAVALGELDGAAGWNAERWEDALDDYFDEHDDIGTGPDARGPALLIITEEKDRWKVRQIFEDPAGNHDWGISADVDLAASDETGTAVIRVTEVNRL, encoded by the coding sequence ATGAAACTCGTCGACCAGCTGACCGATCTGACCGCCCCCACCGCGCCTGCCGGCGTGGATCCCGACGACCTCTACATGCGCTTTGTTGAGTGGACGGAAAGCCGGGGGCTGGCCCTCTACCCGGCGCAGGACGAGGCCATCATGGAACTGGCCACCGGGGCCAACGTCATTCTGGCCACACCCACCGGATCCGGCAAGTCCCTTGTGGCCATCGCCGCACACTTCCAGGCCATGGCCCAGGGCAAGCGCAGCTACTACACGGCGCCAATCAAAGCGCTGGTGTCCGAGAAGTTCTTCGCCCTGTGCGACATCTTCGGCGCCGACAACGTGGGAATGATTACCGGTGACTCCGGCGTGAACCAGGACGCGCCGATCATCTGCTGCACGGCCGAAATCCTTGCCAACACGGCCCTCCGCGAAGGCTCAGCAGCAGAGCTCGGCAGCGTCATCATGGATGAATTCCACTTCTACTCCGACCCGCAGCGCGGCTGGGCGTGGCAGGTTCCGCTGCTGGAGCTCCCGCAGGCACAATTCCTCCTGATGTCCGCCACCCTCGGCGACGTGACCCGGTTCGAGGAGGGCCTGACCACGCTGACCGGACGGCCCACCACCACGGTGAGCTCGGCGGAGCGGCCCATTCCGCTGCATTACTACTACCACGAGACCCCTGTCCACGAGACCCTGGAGGAACTGCTCGCCACAAAACAGGTCCCGGTCTATGTGGTGCATTTCAGCCAGCTTGAAGCGATAGACCGCGCCCAGACCCTGATGAGCATCAACGTCTGCACCCGCGAAGAGAAGGACAGGATCGCGGAGCTGATCGCCAACTTCCGGTTCGCTGCCGGCTTCGGCAAGACACTGAACCGGCTGGTGCGCCACGGTATCGGCGTGCACCACGCGGGCATGCTGCCCAAGTACCGGCGGCTGGTTGAACAGCTCGCCCAGGCAGGGTTGCTCAAAGTCATCTGCGGCACCGACACGCTGGGGGTGGGAATCAACGTGCCCATCCGCACCGTGCTGCTCACCGCCCTGAGCAAGTACGACGGCGTCCGCACCCGCCTGCTGAACTCCCGCGAGTTCCACCAGATCGCCGGCAGGGCAGGCCGCGCCGGGTACGACACGGCCGGCACCGTGGTGGTGCAGGCGCCCGAACACGTGACCGAGAACGTCAAGGCCATGGCCAAAGCAGTGGCCAAATTCGGCGATGACCAGAAGAAGCTGCGCCAGGTGGTCAAAAAGAAGCCGCCGGAGGGGTTTGTTACCTGGGGCGAGCCCACGTTCAAGCGGCTCGTCGAATCGGTGCCTGACCCGCTGACTTCAAGCTTCACCGTGACGCATGCCATGCTGATGAACCTCATGGAGCGCCCGGGCGACCCGTTCGCGGCCGCCCGCCGCCTGCTGACCGAGAACCACGAGCCCAGGTCCTCCCAGCTGCAGCTCATGAAGAAGGCCCTCGGAATCTACCGGGAACTCCTGGCGGCCGAGGTTGTGGAGCGCATCCCGGCCGGCGAGCAGGGGCCCGACGGCCGGACTGTCCGGCTGACTGTCCACCTCCAGCCGAACTTCGCACTGAACCAGCCGCTGTCCCCCTTCGCACTCGCCGCACTTGAACTCCTGGACCCGGAGTCGGCGTCGTACGCGCTGGATGTGGTGTCAGTGATCGAGGCGACGCTGGAAAAACCGCGCCAGATCCTCTCCGCCCAGCAGAAGAAGGCCCGCGGCGAAGCCGTGGCAGCCATGAAGGCGGACGGCATCGACTACGACCAGCGGATGGCCATGCTGGACGATGTGACGTATCCGCAACCGCTGGCGGAGATCCTGGGCGAAGCCTTCGAGGTGTACCGGAAAGCCGCCCCGTGGGTGGGCGACTTCGAGCTGGCCCCCAAGTCCGTGGTCCGGGACATGTACGAACGCGCCATGAACTTCGGCGAATTCGTCCAGTTCTACGGGCTGGCCCGGTCCGAGGGGATTGTCCTTCGCTACCTGGCCGACGCCTTCAAGGCCCTGCGCCAGACCGTGCCGCAGGACATGCTGCGCGAAGACCTGGAGGACCTGGTTGCCTGGCTCGGCGAGCTGGTCCGGCAGGTGGACTCCAGCCTCCTGGACGAATGGGAGGAACTGGCGTCAGGCCTGGCACCTACGCCGCACGACGCACCACCGCCGCCCCCGCCGTCGCTGACCTCGAACATCCGGGCCTTCCGCGTGATGGTGCGCAACGAGATGTTCCGCCGCGTGGAACTCTTCGCCGACGAGGACGCGGTGGCCCTGGGGGAACTCGACGGTGCAGCCGGCTGGAACGCCGAACGCTGGGAAGACGCCCTGGACGACTATTTCGACGAACACGATGACATCGGAACCGGGCCGGACGCCCGGGGCCCGGCGCTGCTCATCATCACGGAGGAAAAGGACCGGTGGAAGGTCAGGCAGATTTTCGAGGACCCTGCCGGCAACCACGACTGGGGCATCTCCGCGGACGTGGACCTGGCGGCATCGGACGAGACCGGAACGGCCGTGATCAGGGTGACGGAGGTCAACCGGCTCTGA
- a CDS encoding trans-aconitate 2-methyltransferase gives MKWDPEKYIQFGDYRDRPFFDLTGRVRADRPAQVVDLGCGPGNLTATLAERWPDAEVVGVDSSAEMLAKAGEQAADKPSLRFQLADIADWKPSPDTDVVVSNAALQWVPGHLDMMRQWLDALRPGAWFGLQVPGNFNAPSHALMRELAASTRWESKLGTVLRGGESVGGPADYLHILLDAGYWADAWETTYQQVLPGPDAVLEWARGTALRPALAVLSAEDAADFEAEYAEALRTAYPQTGHGTVYPFRRVFAVGRKRG, from the coding sequence ATGAAATGGGATCCGGAAAAGTACATACAGTTCGGCGACTACCGTGACCGGCCGTTTTTCGACCTCACCGGCAGGGTCCGCGCGGACCGTCCGGCCCAGGTCGTGGACCTGGGCTGCGGGCCCGGGAACCTGACCGCAACCCTGGCGGAGCGCTGGCCGGATGCGGAAGTGGTGGGTGTTGATTCCTCGGCCGAGATGCTCGCCAAGGCGGGGGAGCAGGCGGCGGACAAGCCCTCGCTGCGCTTCCAGTTGGCGGACATCGCCGATTGGAAGCCGTCACCGGACACCGATGTGGTGGTGAGCAACGCGGCGCTGCAGTGGGTGCCGGGCCATCTGGACATGATGCGGCAGTGGCTGGACGCGCTCCGTCCCGGTGCCTGGTTCGGCCTGCAGGTGCCCGGCAACTTCAATGCTCCGTCGCATGCCCTGATGCGCGAACTGGCGGCCTCGACCAGGTGGGAATCCAAGCTGGGGACGGTGCTTCGCGGCGGAGAGTCGGTTGGCGGCCCCGCTGACTACCTTCATATCCTGCTCGACGCGGGGTACTGGGCTGATGCCTGGGAAACCACCTACCAGCAGGTGCTGCCCGGCCCGGATGCCGTCCTGGAATGGGCCCGCGGTACGGCGCTCCGGCCGGCCCTGGCAGTGTTGTCAGCAGAAGACGCCGCCGACTTTGAGGCGGAGTATGCGGAGGCCCTGCGGACGGCGTACCCGCAGACCGGGCATGGCACGGTCTATCCCTTCCGGAGGGTTTTTGCCGTGGGACGGAAGCGGGGCTAA
- a CDS encoding ABC transporter ATP-binding protein: protein MLIGLLRRLLGAHKAQVSAIVVLQLLQAAATLMLPTLNAAIIDDGIVAGNTGVISRLGAVMAGIAAVQAAAAIAAGYLAALVAMEIGHQLRAEIFAKVQSLSSQEVAAFGTQSLTTRATNDTQQIQAFAVLVFTMLVAGPAMGLGGIVLAVQQDIALSAVVIVIVPLLLLIMVAIVRRLIPLYREGQELLDRAGGILREQIIGANVIRAFVRQDHEVRRFARTNSSLTANNLQSALLVAGMLPLIMLVVNISSVAVVWFGGHRIQAGVMDIGALAAFIAYILQILLAIMMAMYVLMTAPRAAVCAERIGAVLSTEPSVRDPDGTRPAMPGRTVWNEEPGPGRGTLQFSRVGFSYPGAEAPVLADISFTAGPGTTTAIVGSTGSGKSTLLNLIPRFLDSTAGTIRLDGVDIRDLPLDALRGAMSIVPQHSHLFSGTIGDNLRLAVPDAPDEQLWAALETAQTMRFMRELPLGLDTPLGQGGTNLSGGQRQRLCIARALLRKSPLYLFDDSFSALDYDTDTRLRQALAAELAPATVIVVAERISAVESADLILVLDGGRLVAQGTHSELLETSPTYREIADSQLALDGPL from the coding sequence TTGCTGATCGGATTGCTGAGGCGGCTTCTCGGGGCTCACAAGGCCCAGGTGTCCGCCATCGTTGTTCTCCAGTTGTTGCAGGCTGCCGCCACCCTCATGCTGCCCACTTTGAATGCGGCCATTATCGACGACGGCATCGTCGCCGGGAACACGGGGGTCATCTCCCGCCTGGGTGCCGTCATGGCGGGAATAGCCGCGGTCCAGGCGGCGGCGGCCATAGCGGCAGGCTACCTTGCCGCGCTGGTTGCGATGGAAATCGGCCATCAGCTTCGAGCGGAGATCTTCGCCAAGGTCCAGTCGTTGTCTTCGCAGGAAGTGGCGGCCTTTGGAACCCAGAGCCTGACCACGCGGGCCACGAACGACACCCAGCAGATCCAGGCGTTTGCCGTGCTCGTCTTCACCATGCTCGTTGCGGGGCCGGCGATGGGGCTGGGCGGCATCGTGCTGGCAGTGCAGCAGGACATCGCCCTGTCAGCGGTTGTGATTGTCATTGTTCCACTGCTTCTGTTGATCATGGTCGCCATTGTTCGGCGCCTCATCCCGCTTTACCGCGAGGGACAGGAACTGCTCGACCGGGCCGGCGGGATCCTGCGCGAGCAGATCATCGGTGCCAACGTCATCCGTGCCTTTGTCCGCCAGGACCATGAAGTCCGGCGGTTTGCACGCACCAACAGCAGCCTCACGGCCAACAACCTCCAGTCGGCCCTGCTGGTGGCAGGCATGCTGCCGCTGATCATGCTTGTGGTCAACATCTCCTCGGTTGCCGTCGTCTGGTTCGGCGGGCACCGGATCCAGGCGGGCGTAATGGATATCGGCGCGCTGGCCGCCTTCATCGCCTACATCCTGCAGATCCTGCTCGCCATCATGATGGCCATGTATGTGCTCATGACCGCGCCCCGGGCGGCAGTCTGTGCCGAGCGGATCGGCGCCGTGCTCAGCACCGAACCTTCCGTGCGGGACCCGGATGGAACCAGGCCGGCGATGCCCGGAAGGACCGTGTGGAACGAGGAACCGGGACCGGGCCGGGGGACCCTCCAGTTCAGCAGGGTGGGTTTTTCCTATCCTGGCGCCGAGGCGCCAGTCCTGGCGGACATCAGCTTCACGGCCGGACCCGGCACCACCACAGCAATTGTGGGATCCACGGGCAGCGGAAAATCAACGTTGCTCAACCTGATTCCGCGTTTCCTCGATTCCACGGCCGGGACCATCCGCCTTGATGGGGTGGACATCAGGGACCTGCCGCTGGATGCCCTGCGGGGCGCCATGTCGATCGTTCCGCAGCACTCACACCTGTTTTCGGGAACCATCGGCGACAATCTCCGGCTGGCAGTCCCGGACGCCCCGGACGAACAGTTGTGGGCTGCACTTGAAACAGCGCAGACCATGCGGTTCATGCGCGAATTGCCCTTGGGCCTGGACACTCCTCTTGGCCAGGGCGGGACGAACCTGTCCGGCGGGCAGCGGCAGCGGCTGTGCATCGCCCGCGCCCTGCTGCGGAAGAGCCCCCTCTACCTTTTTGACGACAGCTTTTCGGCCCTGGACTACGACACTGATACCAGGCTGAGGCAGGCCTTGGCGGCGGAGCTCGCCCCTGCAACGGTGATTGTGGTGGCGGAGCGGATTTCCGCCGTCGAAAGCGCCGATCTCATCCTGGTGCTGGACGGCGGCCGGCTGGTGGCACAGGGGACCCACAGCGAGCTGCTGGAAACGTCGCCCACCTACCGGGAAATTGCCGACTCGCAGCTGGCTCTGGACGGTCCCTTGTGA
- a CDS encoding ABC transporter ATP-binding protein — MLGAIAATCAFAGLNVAAPKYLGDATDVVVDGVLQGALDAGRFGRLLAAVTLMYVLASLFNWIQGALTARSVQGLMYRLRASLEDKLHRLPSTYFQERSRGDVLSRATNDIDNIAQALNQLLTQLIMSFLMLCGSLAMMLWISPLLAVIAIASVPLSTLLTVVVARRSQAHFARQWTETGELNAHVEEFVTGHEVIKAFGHQAKAAEIFARSNDRLARAATKAQYSAGVVQPLMVLMSNLNYIAVAVVGALQVIAGAMTIGGIQAFVQFSRLFSQPVGQIGGMLNLIQSCAASAARVFALLDTEVDPAEPVPAPGAVPPGGRIVFEDVTFGYPESAPAVRNLSFAVEPGQTVAIVGHTGAGKTTVVNLLMRFYEPGSGRITMGGTDIAAIPRDLLRQQLGVVLQESWLFAGTIRENIAYGRPGATEPCIVAAAEASHVDRFVRALPAGYDTVLENGGEPLSQGQRQLLTIARAQLAGRAVLVLDEATSSVDSRTELLIRQAMQQLRQGRTSFVIAHRLSTVRNADLILVMDHGRIVEQGTHHSLLAANGYYARLHNAQFSARTGQADALEAGL, encoded by the coding sequence ATGCTGGGTGCCATCGCCGCTACCTGTGCCTTTGCCGGGCTCAACGTTGCCGCGCCGAAGTATCTCGGAGACGCCACCGACGTGGTGGTGGACGGTGTGCTGCAAGGAGCCCTGGACGCCGGGCGGTTTGGCCGCCTGCTCGCGGCCGTAACCCTGATGTACGTCCTTGCCTCGCTGTTCAACTGGATCCAGGGGGCGCTGACAGCCCGCTCCGTCCAGGGACTGATGTACAGGCTGCGGGCATCGCTGGAGGATAAGTTGCACCGGCTCCCTTCCACTTACTTCCAGGAGCGTTCACGCGGAGATGTCCTGAGCCGCGCAACTAATGACATCGACAACATCGCCCAGGCTTTGAACCAGCTCCTGACACAGCTGATCATGTCGTTCCTGATGCTGTGCGGATCGCTGGCCATGATGCTCTGGATCTCGCCGCTGCTTGCCGTGATTGCGATTGCCAGCGTTCCGCTGTCCACACTGCTGACGGTGGTGGTTGCCCGCCGTTCCCAGGCCCATTTCGCCAGGCAGTGGACCGAGACCGGCGAGCTGAATGCGCACGTGGAGGAGTTTGTTACCGGGCACGAGGTCATCAAGGCCTTCGGGCACCAGGCCAAGGCGGCTGAGATCTTTGCCCGCAGCAATGACCGCCTGGCGCGGGCAGCCACAAAGGCCCAGTATTCGGCAGGGGTGGTGCAGCCCCTCATGGTGCTGATGTCCAACCTCAACTACATCGCCGTGGCGGTGGTAGGTGCCCTCCAGGTGATTGCCGGCGCCATGACCATCGGGGGAATACAGGCGTTTGTGCAGTTCAGCAGGTTGTTCTCGCAGCCCGTGGGGCAGATCGGGGGGATGCTCAACCTCATCCAGTCCTGTGCGGCCTCCGCGGCGCGGGTCTTTGCCCTCCTCGATACCGAGGTGGATCCTGCCGAACCCGTGCCGGCACCGGGTGCGGTTCCACCTGGCGGGCGGATTGTGTTCGAGGACGTCACGTTCGGCTATCCCGAATCGGCCCCCGCCGTACGCAACCTCTCTTTCGCGGTGGAGCCGGGGCAGACTGTGGCCATCGTGGGCCACACGGGCGCCGGAAAGACCACGGTGGTGAACCTCCTGATGCGTTTTTACGAGCCGGGATCCGGGCGCATCACCATGGGCGGCACAGACATCGCGGCCATTCCGCGGGATCTCCTCCGGCAGCAGCTCGGGGTGGTGCTGCAGGAATCGTGGCTGTTCGCCGGCACCATCAGGGAAAACATCGCATACGGTAGGCCGGGGGCCACGGAACCGTGCATTGTCGCGGCCGCCGAGGCCAGCCACGTGGACCGGTTCGTCAGGGCGCTGCCCGCGGGTTACGACACCGTGCTGGAGAATGGCGGGGAACCGCTGAGCCAGGGCCAGCGGCAGCTTCTGACCATAGCCAGGGCGCAACTCGCGGGCAGGGCAGTCCTGGTCCTGGACGAGGCCACCAGTTCGGTGGATTCGAGGACGGAGCTGCTGATCCGGCAGGCCATGCAGCAATTGAGGCAGGGCCGCACCAGCTTTGTCATCGCCCACCGTTTGTCCACGGTCCGGAACGCTGATCTAATTCTGGTCATGGACCACGGACGCATCGTCGAGCAGGGCACGCACCACAGCCTCCTGGCCGCCAACGGTTATTACGCGCGGCTCCACAACGCCCAGTTCTCCGCCCGCACCGGCCAGGCCGACGCGCTTGAGGCGGGCCTTTGA
- a CDS encoding GntR family transcriptional regulator, translated as MSPASALPGNWKPNSASSVPLFEQLRLQVIHLVDNGALVPGTRLPAVRALAEHLDVAPHTVARAYKELEAAGIVATRGRNGTVVCARDERLGGLSAAAAAYAAEAKAQGASFAEAVKLLAAAYDVP; from the coding sequence TTGAGCCCCGCCTCCGCCTTGCCCGGGAACTGGAAGCCGAACTCCGCGAGCTCAGTGCCGCTGTTCGAGCAGCTTCGCCTGCAGGTGATCCACCTCGTGGACAATGGAGCGCTGGTGCCGGGAACCCGGCTGCCCGCCGTCAGGGCGCTGGCCGAACACCTTGACGTCGCTCCGCACACAGTGGCCCGGGCCTACAAGGAGCTGGAGGCTGCCGGCATCGTGGCCACTCGGGGCAGGAATGGCACGGTGGTCTGCGCGCGTGATGAACGTCTCGGCGGGCTCTCAGCAGCTGCCGCCGCGTATGCCGCAGAGGCCAAGGCGCAGGGCGCCTCCTTCGCGGAGGCAGTCAAGCTGCTCGCTGCTGCCTACGATGTTCCCTGA